In Paenibacillus sonchi, the genomic stretch GTCTCCAGCAGGCCGCTGGCTGTGATATTCTCGCCGAAGGCTGAATACTCCAGTTTTTTGCCCAGCCATTGCTCCCAAAAGGGATAATGCTCAATGGGATATACACACACTGCCTTGTCGGCGCCACCGTGGTTCACAAGGTCCGCTTGACCGTCCCCGTCGAACCCTTCCAGATGAAGCTGCACCTTACCGGGTGCCGGCATTTTGTAGATGCCTGTCTCCAGCGGCTTGCCCCGGTAATCGACGGTCTTGGGTTTGCCTACATTAAGCGAGATGACTTCCATCCTCTTTCCCTCCTGTCAGCATGCAGCTCATAAATACCTCATCTACGTAGCGCCCGCCAAGAAAAAACTCCTCACGCAGACGGCCCTCTTCCACAAAGCCGCATTTGCGGTAGAATGCAAGCGCAGGTCCGTTGCAGGACAGCACACGCAGCCGCAGTTTGCGGATACGGTTCTCCGCCGCATGGCTTTTGATCGCTTCGATCAGCTGTCCGCCGATGCCCATTCGCTGAAACTTCGGGTGAACCGCGATGTTGACCTCACACACATGACGGTTGCTCTCCATCCCGCTGGGACAGCCAAAGCCGACATACCCGCACAGTTCACCATCCTTCAGAGCGACCAGCTGAGAACCGGGAGGGGCATGCATTAGATAATCTTCCCGTGAGCGCCACATTAACGGACCGGGTGATGTATCCTCAGTCCAGATCATATTATCAAGTACGATCAGCTCCCGGGCATCCCTGATTTCCGAGGGCCGGATCGTTAAGGCATCCCAGTTCAGTTGTGGCATTGCTTCTACACTCCTTGCCTTACTCAAATCACGCGGAAGACCGCAGCTGCCTTAACAGCATGCCTCCCGCTGCAATTTTATGCCGCATTTCGTCCCAGTGTACGGGCGGTGCGGTTCATGTATGCATGTAATCCAAAGAACCCCACCGACAGCACAGCCATCCCGCAAGCCAGCCACCCCGTCGGCGCAAGACCTCCATTGTCGAATTGGACACCCATCAGATAAGGCCCGACCACTCTGCCGACTGCGCCGATGCCGCCGCTCAGCCCCAGATAGAACGGCGCATTGCGGTCTGCATGGTCCGAAATAAATGACGGCATTGCCGGGGAGATCAGCATCTCCCCCAGCGTCGCCAGCAGCATCGCCAGAAACAGGCCGGCATAGCTTGGCATGAGCAGAATCACCGCATAACCGCTCAAATAAAACATGGCACTGGCCGTCATTTGCGCCGTTGAGGTTGCTGCAAACCAGCGTTTGATCAGACTGACCAGCGGCTGCGCGGCAAAGATCAGAATCCCGTTCAGCGTCCACAGAAACCCGTAAGTCTGCTTAGGCCAGCCTTCGGAGATAATAAACGGCGACACGCCGGTATTCCAGATAGAATTGCCGATCAGCAGAAACATGGAACCAACAGACATGAATAGATAGATCCTTATCTGGCCCATAAGCCTCCAGCCGGATTGTGCGGGCTGCGGCTGCTTTTTCCGGGTCTGTTCGTGAGGTGAGGCTGTCCCTACTTTGCGCAGATAAAAAAAGAAAAAGACGGCAAACACAGCCGAAGTCACACCGTTCAGCACAAAGCTCAGCATATAATTGCCCAAAAATCCGCTCAGCGAAGTTCCCAGTGCTACCCCTATATTATTGCAAACATAGATGATGTTAAACAGCTCCGCACGCTGCTCGGCAAACCGGAATCCGACAAATGCCTGGATCGCCGGCAGCGACAGCGAATTGAACAATCCAAACAATCCCATTAAAACGATAAATAAATGCCAGTTGCTGCTTGCCGCCGGAATGGAGAACAAGGACAAGGCCGTTAGGGCCAAGGCCCCTACAATCAGCCGGTTGACACCGACCTTGTGATACAGTGAACCGCCCAGCAGCTGGCCGGCAATCCCCCCAGAGCCTGAATTAACAGGACGAGGCCGGCATCCTTCATACTCCGTCCCAGCTCATCGAATACGTACATGGTCACGAGCGGCCACATCAGCGCGCTGCCGGTTGCGTTAATCAAGCTGGCAATCAGAAATACTTTGATTTCCTTAGGATAGGCTTGCAAAAACTTCATATCTTGTCTTTCATCCCCTGTAAACTATGAGTCATTAATTCATCCAGTATCAGCCTAAAACAGGGTCAAGGGCAAGCATATGAATTGACGCTTTATCGCGTCACTCAAATAAAACACATCATTTAAACCCAACAGATTCTCCGTTGGACTGTGCTTCTCCCCTACGCTTCACTTCTACAGTAGTTGAGAAAAAAGTCGCCCCGTTTCCCATATCGGCCAGCCGGTCCGGCGTCAGCACATTGACTCTCTGTTTATGTCCTTTGCCTTCCCACCACAGACCTTGACTGATGACAGTGCCAGGCAGCATCTTGTCCGTTACCATCGCCCACAACTCGATACTGCCTCTGCCGTTATATACGGTAAGCCCGTCGCCTTCCCCGATTCCCCTCACCGCAGCATCTTCGGGATGAATCTGCAGTGTCGGCCGCTTCTCCATCCGCTGGTGCTTCTCCACATTGGAGAAGGTGGAATTCAGGAAATTATGGTTCGGCGGTGAAACGAACATCAGCGGGTACGCCGTTCCCGGCTGCGGCCGCTGCTGACCGTCATAGCCTTCCTTCAGCGGAGTGTATGTTGGCAGTGGCGGCAGTCCTGCCAGCTCCATAGCCTTT encodes the following:
- a CDS encoding GNAT family N-acetyltransferase gives rise to the protein MPQLNWDALTIRPSEIRDARELIVLDNMIWTEDTSPGPLMWRSREDYLMHAPPGSQLVALKDGELCGYVGFGCPSGMESNRHVCEVNIAVHPKFQRMGIGGQLIEAIKSHAAENRIRKLRLRVLSCNGPALAFYRKCGFVEEGRLREEFFLGGRYVDEVFMSCMLTGGKEDGSHLA